AGAGGTGGTTGTACTCGCCTGGCCCGCCCAGGGGCAAGAGCACGGCGTCGGCCCGATCGAGCAGCGCCTGCGTCAGACCCCAGCCGGTGCCAAGGAGCAGCAAGAGCGGCTGGCCTGGCTCCCAGCGGCGCCGCAGTGCGGCCTCGTCGAGCTGTCCGGGGCGACGGGCGGCCGTCGTCGCGACCACCAAGGGCGGACGTCCAGCGCGCGCGCTGATGGCAGCGATCACCGCGTCGAGGTCGGCGGCCACCTCGACGCGGGCGAGCGCCTCCGCCCGACTGGCGTGGGTGTTGGCACCATGGCCGGTGCGCCAGTGGCCGAGGATGCGCTGCACCAGCTCCTGCTGGCTCGTGAGCGGCGTCGCGACGAAGTAGCGCTCGAGCCCGTAGGTCCGCGCCGAGCGCGCGATGTCATGCAGATCGAGGTTGGTCAGCGCCGTCGTCACCACCTGCCCGTCACGATCGTAGACGGGGTGGTGCAGGAGGGCGATGGAGACCGGGCCCGGCGTCGCGGGCAGCCTTGCCTCAGCCAGGAGCGCCCGATCCTCGGCGTCGGGACTGAAGGCACGCCAGAGATCCGCGCGGCGGGCGCGCGTACGCAGCAGCATCTGCTGGCGCCGCCAGCGACGAATGCGCTCATGGTCCCCGCTGAGCAGCACCTCGGGCACGGCCAGGCCACCGTACTCGCGCGGGCGCGTGTATTGCGGGTACTCCAGCAGACCGGCGGCATGCGACTCCGTCTGCAGCGACGCGCGGTTGCCGATCACGCCCGGCAGCAGGCGCGAAACGCCATCGATCACCGCCATCGCCGCGACCTCGCCGCCGTTGAGCACGAAGTCGCCGAGCGAGAGCTCCTCCTCGACGCTGGCGCGGATGCGTTCGTCGAAGCCCTCATAGCGCCCGCAGACCAGCAGCAAATGCGGCTGCAGCGCGAACGAGTGCAGCCTGGCCTGCGTCAGGCGCGCGCCCTGCGGCGAGAGCAGGACGCGATGCGCCGCGACCGCCGGCAGGGCCTCCGCCGCGGCCTCGATCGCCGCGACGAAGGGCTCGACCTTGAGCACCATCCCCTCGCCGCCACCGTAGGGCGTGTCATCGACCGT
This genomic stretch from Pseudomonadota bacterium harbors:
- the trmD gene encoding tRNA (guanosine(37)-N1)-methyltransferase TrmD produces the protein MRFSVVTLFPELFRSWLESALLGKAVAAGRIEVRLIDPRAFAHDRHHTVDDTPYGGGEGMVLKVEPFVAAIEAAAEALPAVAAHRVLLSPQGARLTQARLHSFALQPHLLLVCGRYEGFDERIRASVEEELSLGDFVLNGGEVAAMAVIDGVSRLLPGVIGNRASLQTESHAAGLLEYPQYTRPREYGGLAVPEVLLSGDHERIRRWRRQQMLLRTRARRADLWRAFSPDAEDRALLAEARLPATPGPVSIALLHHPVYDRDGQVVTTALTNLDLHDIARSARTYGLERYFVATPLTSQQELVQRILGHWRTGHGANTHASRAEALARVEVAADLDAVIAAISARAGRPPLVVATTAARRPGQLDEAALRRRWEPGQPLLLLLGTGWGLTQALLDRADAVLLPLGGPGEYNHLSVRSAAAILLDRLFGLRQEHGPPAQR